One window of the Natronomonas marina genome contains the following:
- a CDS encoding AbrB/MazE/SpoVT family DNA-binding domain-containing protein, which translates to MGVQKKIDHGREVTQIGNSYMVSIPMDSCRELGLDEQASVDVEVDYEAETVTYHL; encoded by the coding sequence ATGGGCGTTCAGAAGAAAATCGACCACGGGCGAGAAGTAACCCAGATCGGGAACTCCTACATGGTGTCGATCCCGATGGATTCCTGCCGGGAGTTGGGTCTCGACGAACAGGCGAGTGTCGACGTGGAAGTTGACTACGAAGCCGAGACGGTAACCTACCATCTA